One Longimicrobiales bacterium DNA window includes the following coding sequences:
- a CDS encoding phosphopantetheine-binding protein, protein MSVYDHIAKILAEEYEVDEAVIRPDASMAELGLDSLMVVEFLFCIEDEFEIEVPEERAEFATLGEAAALVDTLIAEKG, encoded by the coding sequence GTGAGCGTTTACGACCACATCGCCAAAATTCTCGCGGAGGAATATGAAGTTGATGAGGCCGTAATTCGCCCGGATGCGTCGATGGCCGAGTTGGGGCTGGACTCCCTCATGGTCGTCGAGTTTCTCTTCTGTATCGAGGACGAATTCGAGATCGAGGTGCCCGAGGAACGTGCTGAGTTTGCTACGCTCGGAGAAGCGGCGGCACTCGTCGACACGCTGATTGCCGAGAAGGGATAA
- a CDS encoding (2Fe-2S)-binding protein, whose product MSDADSVELVETKFSRRTFIKGVIAVGATASTTSQFLGRPGLASAQTMPGAAERLITLRVNGQDRPVDILPNETLAMTLRYRLNLTGTKLGCDRAECGACTVLVDGVNQYACSMLTHQVRGRAVTTIEGLQDAETGELSTVQQAVVEEGGFQCAFCAPGFIMSMTAMLDENPTPTREEAAQALSGNLCRCADYDKILNCAMRASELAQRA is encoded by the coding sequence ATGAGTGATGCGGATTCAGTAGAGTTGGTGGAGACCAAGTTTTCCAGGCGGACTTTCATCAAGGGTGTGATCGCCGTTGGCGCGACCGCATCAACTACCAGCCAGTTCCTTGGCCGCCCGGGTCTGGCGTCAGCCCAGACCATGCCGGGTGCGGCCGAACGCCTGATTACCCTGCGCGTGAACGGCCAGGACCGTCCGGTGGACATTCTGCCGAACGAGACGCTGGCGATGACGCTCCGATATCGACTCAACCTCACCGGCACCAAGCTCGGCTGTGACCGAGCGGAATGTGGTGCGTGCACGGTGTTGGTCGATGGAGTCAACCAGTATGCATGCTCGATGCTTACCCATCAGGTACGTGGCAGAGCGGTGACTACCATCGAGGGCCTCCAGGATGCAGAGACCGGCGAACTCAGTACCGTACAGCAAGCCGTTGTCGAAGAGGGGGGCTTCCAGTGCGCGTTTTGTGCTCCGGGTTTCATCATGAGCATGACCGCCATGCTCGACGAGAACCCGACGCCGACCCGCGAAGAGGCCGCACAGGCGTTGTCAGGCAATCTCTGCCGGTGCGCCGACTACGACAAAATCCTCAACTGCGCGATGCGAGCTTCTGAACTCGCACAGCGCGCCTAG
- a CDS encoding M14 family metallopeptidase, protein MRATHLTRALVITVAAASMSFSSANAQQLPSPEEHFGYPMGTDKELARWDEILEYFTIVADGSDRIQIDTAGATTLGNPYISITVSSPANLARLDEIRDASKRIAEGRISQEEAERIAQNLPATSFINHNIHSTEIGSSQTSVDLIYLLATGNDEVTRAILDDVVTVLIPSANPDGQVLVTDWYRKNVGTDYERARMPWLYHHYAGHDNNRDFFQANLVETQYWMDAMYHKTYPQLYLDQHQMGSSGPRIFVPPYPDPMNPDVHPLQWQQLQFIGGGMVADLQAEKKQGVVTGSMYRIWGQEGALTGRYHNIVALLTETASARIASPDTVSLAALERGAAPGRGLGQYGFQMAFVDPWMGGEWTLGDIVDYQTIAAMSFLEQSAKFREHYVMGRWQMASETIEKGQAEGPNAYVIPIDQSDPVAAAEMVSKLVLQGLEVHQATESFEATVEFDLWESPDGGSMEAAGEDEGEEGGDEDEGDHEDVEEDEDEEEDDHEDAEADEEEDDDEGEGDHEDAEADEELRTFPAGSWIIYGAQPGRAAVLDLIEPRRRELLHEWPDGPYVRNYDGAAYTMPMQMGVAVLRVDDDFEVATTPAMGGPLTPPALPTADRWYAFSAEITRAYQVVNRLMDGGLSVSKAESDDGPVFLVAASDPQARQMLNEVSNEIGLTISADPSGITNAVAQQSARVGVYQGWAAAMDEGWTRLVLEDFDYAYESLSNEDVREGNLLERFDVIVIPSEISLTRLIDGASETQAPPEYQGGIGEEGVDNLKAFTQGGGTLVTLERADELVIERFGVPVRNAAQGLGQDDGFFLPTSLLKIELDTDHPLTMGSPESVAGKWAGGRAYEPTGFGGEAGRIRAVGRWAENPDELLMSGLLEGAEHLAGKGAVLDVEYGSGRILMYGFRVQHRGQTHGTFKLLFNALLKDNPRTATEDR, encoded by the coding sequence GTGCGCGCCACACACCTCACACGCGCTCTCGTCATTACCGTCGCTGCTGCGTCAATGTCGTTCAGTTCCGCCAACGCACAGCAGCTTCCCTCGCCCGAAGAGCACTTCGGGTACCCGATGGGAACCGACAAGGAACTCGCCCGCTGGGACGAAATTCTCGAGTACTTCACCATCGTAGCCGACGGGTCCGATCGTATTCAGATCGACACTGCGGGAGCAACCACGCTAGGGAACCCGTACATCTCCATCACGGTGTCCTCGCCAGCGAACCTGGCCCGGCTGGATGAAATCAGAGACGCATCAAAGCGGATCGCGGAGGGTCGGATCTCTCAAGAGGAAGCCGAACGCATCGCGCAGAACCTCCCTGCCACGTCGTTCATCAACCACAACATCCACTCGACGGAAATCGGGTCGTCTCAGACCAGCGTCGACTTGATCTACCTGTTGGCCACGGGAAACGATGAGGTCACCCGTGCGATTCTCGACGATGTCGTGACGGTGCTTATCCCCTCCGCCAATCCGGACGGACAGGTCCTCGTCACGGACTGGTACCGGAAGAACGTGGGTACAGACTACGAACGGGCCCGCATGCCTTGGCTCTACCACCACTACGCAGGACACGACAACAACCGGGACTTCTTCCAGGCCAACCTGGTGGAAACGCAGTATTGGATGGATGCGATGTACCACAAGACGTATCCCCAGCTCTATCTCGATCAGCACCAGATGGGGAGTAGCGGTCCGCGCATCTTCGTGCCGCCCTACCCCGACCCGATGAACCCAGACGTTCACCCCCTACAGTGGCAGCAGCTCCAATTCATTGGCGGTGGCATGGTCGCCGACCTTCAAGCCGAAAAAAAACAAGGTGTGGTCACGGGTTCCATGTACCGCATCTGGGGCCAGGAAGGCGCACTGACTGGTCGGTATCACAACATCGTCGCGTTGCTGACAGAGACCGCGAGCGCACGGATCGCGAGTCCTGACACGGTGAGCCTCGCGGCTCTTGAGCGCGGCGCAGCCCCAGGGCGCGGCCTCGGACAGTACGGATTCCAGATGGCCTTCGTCGACCCGTGGATGGGTGGCGAATGGACACTCGGCGACATCGTGGACTATCAGACCATCGCCGCGATGTCTTTCCTCGAGCAGAGCGCCAAATTCCGCGAGCACTACGTGATGGGACGTTGGCAGATGGCCTCTGAGACCATCGAAAAAGGTCAGGCCGAGGGCCCCAACGCCTACGTGATCCCAATCGACCAGTCGGACCCCGTGGCAGCGGCGGAGATGGTGAGCAAGCTGGTGCTCCAAGGACTAGAGGTCCACCAGGCCACCGAGTCGTTCGAGGCCACCGTCGAGTTCGACCTCTGGGAGTCGCCGGACGGTGGATCAATGGAAGCCGCAGGCGAGGACGAGGGCGAAGAAGGCGGCGATGAGGACGAAGGCGACCACGAGGATGTCGAAGAAGACGAAGACGAAGAAGAAGACGACCACGAGGATGCCGAGGCCGATGAAGAAGAAGACGACGACGAAGGCGAAGGCGACCACGAAGATGCCGAGGCCGATGAAGAACTCCGGACCTTCCCTGCAGGCTCCTGGATCATCTACGGCGCACAGCCTGGCCGTGCCGCAGTCCTCGACCTGATCGAGCCGCGTCGACGGGAGCTGCTCCACGAATGGCCGGACGGACCGTACGTGCGCAACTACGACGGTGCTGCCTACACCATGCCCATGCAGATGGGCGTCGCAGTTCTACGAGTGGACGATGACTTCGAGGTCGCTACGACTCCCGCGATGGGTGGACCTCTGACGCCCCCTGCACTCCCGACGGCTGACAGGTGGTACGCATTCAGCGCTGAAATCACCCGTGCATACCAAGTCGTGAACCGGCTGATGGATGGCGGGCTGTCGGTCTCGAAGGCCGAGTCCGACGACGGCCCTGTATTCCTGGTGGCGGCGTCGGATCCGCAGGCGCGCCAGATGCTCAACGAAGTGTCGAATGAGATCGGACTGACGATCAGCGCCGATCCTTCCGGGATCACGAACGCTGTGGCGCAGCAGTCCGCACGCGTCGGCGTGTATCAGGGCTGGGCAGCAGCGATGGACGAGGGCTGGACGCGACTCGTCCTGGAGGACTTCGACTACGCCTACGAGTCACTCTCGAACGAGGACGTCCGTGAAGGCAATCTTCTCGAGCGCTTCGATGTCATCGTGATTCCATCAGAGATCTCACTCACCCGACTTATCGACGGCGCATCGGAAACGCAGGCGCCGCCGGAGTACCAAGGTGGAATCGGCGAAGAAGGTGTCGACAACCTCAAAGCGTTCACCCAGGGCGGCGGCACGCTCGTAACCCTCGAGAGGGCGGACGAATTGGTCATCGAGCGATTCGGGGTTCCGGTGCGCAACGCGGCCCAGGGCCTCGGCCAGGATGACGGATTCTTCCTGCCGACCTCGCTCCTGAAGATCGAGCTGGATACGGACCATCCGCTCACCATGGGCTCACCTGAGTCGGTCGCCGGGAAATGGGCGGGCGGGCGCGCGTACGAGCCCACCGGCTTTGGCGGCGAGGCCGGGCGCATTCGGGCGGTCGGACGTTGGGCTGAGAACCCGGACGAACTCCTCATGAGTGGGCTTCTCGAGGGCGCGGAGCACTTGGCAGGAAAAGGCGCGGTGCTCGACGTCGAGTACGGCAGCGGCCGGATCCTCATGTATGGCTTCCGCGTGCAGCACCGGGGGCAGACGCACGGCACGTTCAAGTTGCTCTTCAATGCGCTCCTGAAGGACAACCCGCGGACTGCGACCGAGGACCGATAG
- a CDS encoding beta-ketoacyl-[acyl-carrier-protein] synthase family protein, with translation MPRRVFISSVGMVSPHGSDPRAVFDAVFAGESAVRLCRTGTDEFGGDALLALSDFDPSPRISKAQARLQSRAAQMAVCATHDALEATGLLGGTQSLQDTGVYMGCGLGGSEVLQDAYRVYFVRKSRRLNPVTVPLIMASGPASHMSMRFGARGPSHTFSVACASSSVAIGEAFRAIRDGYIDRVLAGGSEAMLNDGSVAAWQRLGVMASPHPNGAQASSRPFDKDRTGLVLGEGSVVLVLESEEVAAERGADPIAEIVGYGASSDAHNLTEPDADGQERAVRAALADAGVDARDVGYVNAHGTGTLAGDAVELDVMARVFGPGAPGVAVSSTKSVHGHLVGAAGALECVLTAFALKLGQIPPTAHLEAPTPDTDIDLVPRVGRAAPEMKVALSNSFAFGGSNATLVLKRT, from the coding sequence GTGCCGCGCCGGGTCTTCATTTCGAGCGTAGGGATGGTGTCCCCGCACGGGAGCGATCCTCGTGCGGTCTTCGATGCGGTGTTCGCAGGCGAGTCGGCTGTACGTCTCTGCCGGACCGGCACGGACGAATTCGGCGGCGATGCTCTCCTCGCACTGTCCGACTTCGACCCGTCTCCTCGTATTTCCAAGGCGCAGGCCCGGCTGCAGTCCCGAGCGGCGCAGATGGCTGTGTGTGCCACGCATGATGCGCTGGAGGCCACCGGACTCTTAGGCGGTACCCAGTCCCTTCAGGACACAGGCGTCTATATGGGATGCGGACTTGGAGGATCTGAAGTTCTACAAGACGCATATCGCGTGTACTTCGTTCGGAAGAGTCGGCGGCTTAATCCCGTCACAGTGCCTTTGATCATGGCAAGCGGACCCGCTTCTCACATGTCGATGCGATTCGGTGCCCGGGGGCCATCCCACACCTTCTCAGTCGCGTGCGCTTCGTCATCGGTAGCGATTGGAGAAGCATTTCGGGCGATTCGCGACGGATATATCGACCGAGTGTTGGCAGGGGGCTCGGAGGCGATGCTCAACGACGGGTCGGTGGCTGCCTGGCAGCGCCTAGGGGTGATGGCGTCGCCCCATCCGAACGGCGCTCAGGCGTCGAGTCGACCCTTCGACAAGGACCGCACGGGTCTCGTGCTCGGGGAGGGATCCGTGGTCCTGGTCCTCGAGAGTGAGGAGGTTGCCGCTGAGCGAGGCGCCGATCCCATCGCGGAAATCGTCGGTTACGGTGCCTCCAGTGATGCCCACAATCTCACTGAGCCGGATGCAGATGGTCAGGAGCGAGCGGTGCGGGCCGCCCTGGCCGATGCTGGCGTCGATGCTCGCGATGTCGGATATGTGAACGCGCATGGCACGGGCACGCTGGCCGGGGACGCAGTCGAACTCGACGTGATGGCCCGTGTCTTCGGGCCAGGCGCCCCGGGCGTAGCCGTGAGCTCGACCAAGTCGGTTCACGGGCATCTCGTGGGCGCGGCCGGCGCACTTGAATGTGTCCTGACCGCCTTCGCTTTGAAGCTGGGCCAAATCCCCCCGACCGCACATTTGGAGGCCCCCACGCCCGACACCGACATTGATCTCGTTCCACGCGTGGGGCGAGCAGCCCCCGAAATGAAGGTCGCCCTGTCGAACTCGTTCGCTTTCGGCGGGTCGAATGCGACCCTGGTGCTTAAGCGGACCTAG
- a CDS encoding xanthine dehydrogenase family protein subunit M → MAIIRDMIPAFDLLQPTNVDDALALLAAHGEEAWVLAGGLDSYDWFKDRIKKPKVVIDLGAVPEMTGIRDVEGGLEIGAMTTLTEVARHARVRNGYALLADAAEHVATPQIRNQGTVGGNVAQDTRCWYYRSGWPCYRAGGNTCYAAAPKAMNREHCIMGRSRCVAVNASDTAPALIALDAKMIVRNERRPGVHDAEDFFIGPAIDITRMTVLKSEDLLTHIHIPAVWANANFYYEKIRDRGSWDFQLVSVAAAFQVSGGTISDARIAVNGVAPYPVRLDAVERLVIGSNGDESVATAAGELAVEGARPLRHNDYKIPMMRNLVRRAVRSAV, encoded by the coding sequence ATGGCAATCATCAGAGATATGATTCCGGCATTCGATCTCCTTCAGCCGACCAACGTGGATGACGCGTTGGCGCTTCTCGCCGCACACGGCGAAGAGGCGTGGGTGCTCGCAGGCGGTCTCGACAGCTACGACTGGTTCAAGGACCGGATCAAGAAGCCCAAGGTGGTTATCGATCTCGGAGCTGTGCCCGAGATGACCGGCATACGCGACGTAGAGGGCGGGCTCGAAATCGGTGCGATGACGACGCTCACCGAAGTGGCCCGACACGCTCGCGTGAGAAATGGGTATGCATTGCTCGCGGATGCGGCGGAGCATGTCGCGACGCCTCAGATTCGAAACCAGGGCACGGTGGGTGGAAACGTGGCCCAGGATACGCGGTGCTGGTACTACCGGAGTGGCTGGCCGTGTTATCGGGCGGGTGGAAATACCTGTTATGCTGCGGCACCGAAGGCGATGAATCGCGAGCACTGCATCATGGGTCGTTCTAGGTGTGTTGCCGTGAACGCATCAGACACGGCACCTGCGCTGATCGCGCTCGATGCGAAGATGATCGTGCGCAATGAGAGGCGCCCTGGCGTTCATGACGCGGAGGATTTCTTCATCGGGCCGGCCATCGACATCACACGCATGACGGTCCTGAAGTCGGAAGACTTGTTGACCCACATCCACATTCCTGCGGTGTGGGCCAACGCGAACTTCTACTACGAGAAGATTCGCGACCGTGGGTCTTGGGACTTTCAGCTCGTGAGCGTCGCCGCGGCTTTTCAGGTGTCGGGAGGCACGATCTCGGACGCGCGCATCGCCGTGAACGGCGTGGCTCCTTATCCAGTCCGCCTCGACGCCGTCGAGCGTTTGGTGATCGGGAGCAACGGCGATGAATCGGTCGCGACGGCGGCAGGGGAACTCGCGGTTGAAGGTGCGCGTCCACTCCGTCATAACGACTACAAGATTCCAATGATGCGGAATCTCGTTCGCCGCGCTGTCCGGAGTGCCGTCTGA
- a CDS encoding DUF819 family protein, which produces MEAESTALLNDPMVVFGFLAGVVAFIFWVSELPRFKKLFDVVPPVIYVYFIPMLTTTFGITPASNALYDWTVPYLLLFALLLLMVSIDVGSIIKLGPTALFMVLAGTVGIVIGGPISLMLFKGFLPADAWTGFAALSGSWIGGTANMVAIAESVGTSADAMGPVIVVDTVVGYGWMGILIAFCGFQARFDKATNANTAIIEETNKRLAEMDHDRQPTTLRDAIVMIGLGMAGAVGAYELGQLFPTLGDPTIISNTTWAILIVVTGGLILSFTPLRNLEKVGASGLGYTALYLLLAGIGAQADLRAVLDAPVYLLAGAVWIAIHVLVLYAAARIVKAPLFFVATGSMANIGGAASAPVVAGVYHPAMAPVGLLMAVAGYILGIYGAIVCAWLLGIVGT; this is translated from the coding sequence ATGGAAGCCGAGTCCACCGCACTCCTCAACGACCCCATGGTCGTATTCGGCTTTTTGGCCGGGGTCGTCGCATTCATCTTCTGGGTGTCCGAGTTACCGCGCTTCAAGAAGCTGTTCGACGTCGTGCCACCGGTGATCTACGTCTACTTCATCCCGATGCTGACCACGACGTTCGGCATCACGCCCGCGTCGAATGCGCTCTACGACTGGACCGTTCCGTATCTCCTGTTGTTCGCGCTCCTGCTCCTGATGGTCTCCATCGATGTGGGAAGCATCATCAAGCTCGGCCCCACCGCGTTGTTCATGGTCCTGGCCGGTACGGTGGGAATCGTGATCGGCGGCCCGATTTCTCTGATGCTCTTCAAGGGATTCCTACCCGCTGATGCGTGGACCGGATTCGCCGCGCTTTCTGGAAGCTGGATCGGCGGTACTGCGAACATGGTCGCCATTGCCGAAAGTGTCGGAACATCCGCAGACGCAATGGGGCCGGTGATCGTGGTGGACACGGTCGTCGGCTACGGATGGATGGGTATTCTCATCGCCTTTTGTGGCTTCCAAGCCCGTTTCGACAAGGCGACCAACGCGAACACGGCGATCATCGAAGAGACCAACAAGCGCCTCGCCGAGATGGACCACGATCGCCAACCCACCACACTCCGGGACGCGATCGTTATGATCGGGCTGGGTATGGCGGGTGCTGTCGGGGCGTACGAGTTGGGCCAGCTGTTCCCGACGCTCGGCGACCCCACGATCATCAGCAACACCACGTGGGCGATCCTGATCGTGGTGACGGGCGGCCTCATCCTGTCCTTCACGCCGCTCCGCAACCTGGAAAAAGTCGGAGCATCGGGGCTCGGCTATACAGCGCTGTACCTCCTCTTGGCAGGTATCGGCGCGCAGGCGGATCTGAGGGCAGTACTCGACGCCCCGGTGTACCTCCTGGCCGGCGCAGTCTGGATCGCGATCCACGTTCTTGTGCTGTATGCGGCGGCTCGCATCGTGAAGGCCCCTCTCTTCTTCGTCGCCACAGGCAGCATGGCCAACATCGGCGGAGCAGCGTCGGCGCCCGTTGTGGCGGGGGTCTACCATCCTGCGATGGCACCCGTCGGCCTCCTCATGGCGGTCGCCGGATACATCCTGGGGATCTACGGAGCGATCGTGTGCGCGTGGCTCCTGGGGATCGTAGGCACGTAA
- a CDS encoding molybdopterin-dependent oxidoreductase, whose protein sequence is MAEKLIGTDIAPPDLIAKITGRAKYSEDFRRDGMVFAKLLLSPMPHCRVRGVDATRALAMPGVVGILRAEDVPQRDGPREAVLTDEPHYEGEPILAIAAETEELAAAAIEMIDLDLEPLPFVIDPLDSLRPGGPNAYSEGNRFADDEWTDVKWTEADFEAIDAGQMPDAQAVSEWSKGDPDAAFAAADVIIDEQIVHQSLTHDPMEPRSTMAYWENGKLYAHVSTQSAQRTKFGLARALDMDPENVILVAEYCGGGFGSKISGSTVMQLPAFFSRKINRPVMHRVTRAEEHYYGRARPGFQSWVKMAFQADGKCTGIDLFIVEEGGAYGSGDNGSAGMIADLVYTPQNMRFRSVSMYTNTPPKAAQRGPGGAQIISMLEPMLDKAARELGIDRYDIRMLNAPEGDVVFGPRDSTLTSVHAKEALVMGAEMFDWQGKLELSGRQEGTKVTGIGIGLSPYTAGSRGFDGLMMIRPDGKLYVHQGIGNLGTHSIADTARPAAEILGLNWDQVEIVWGNSSQGMPRSSVQAGSQTTHAHTRANHAAAMDALDKIQRLAARRMGGSPGAYSVDNGRVSGPGGSMTFAQIAQAAIAAGGAFDGHDLPEDIHPETVPAAEGLAGTGLMGVAKDNYGGEGGIYSWVAGFALVELDIETGVVDLKEYVGITDCGTVIHPRSLGAQVFGGSIQGMGMAMTQRWVFDPQYGVPFAKRFYTARPPGILDVPPDLKWGAVGIPDPQSPVGAKGIGEPPVGAGAAALTTAVADAMGGQCLCRTPLTPDIILAELEGRERAHGRLDQHVG, encoded by the coding sequence ATGGCCGAGAAACTGATTGGAACCGACATCGCGCCCCCGGACCTCATCGCGAAGATCACGGGTCGAGCCAAGTACTCGGAGGACTTCCGCCGCGACGGCATGGTCTTCGCCAAACTCCTCCTCAGTCCGATGCCGCACTGCCGAGTTCGAGGCGTCGACGCGACGCGTGCTCTGGCAATGCCAGGTGTCGTAGGCATTCTCAGAGCGGAGGACGTTCCGCAGCGAGATGGACCCCGCGAGGCGGTTCTCACCGACGAGCCGCATTACGAGGGCGAGCCCATTCTCGCGATTGCTGCCGAAACCGAAGAACTCGCGGCCGCAGCCATCGAGATGATCGACCTCGATCTCGAGCCACTCCCGTTTGTGATCGACCCGCTCGACTCGCTTCGTCCCGGTGGGCCGAACGCATATTCGGAGGGAAACCGGTTCGCGGACGATGAGTGGACCGATGTGAAATGGACCGAGGCAGACTTCGAGGCCATCGATGCTGGCCAAATGCCCGATGCCCAGGCCGTCAGTGAATGGAGCAAGGGCGACCCCGATGCTGCGTTCGCTGCGGCGGACGTCATCATCGACGAACAGATCGTGCACCAGTCGCTTACACACGATCCCATGGAGCCGCGCTCCACTATGGCCTATTGGGAGAACGGCAAACTCTACGCTCACGTATCAACCCAGAGTGCCCAGAGGACGAAGTTCGGCCTGGCGCGGGCCCTGGATATGGATCCCGAAAATGTGATTCTTGTCGCCGAGTACTGCGGCGGTGGGTTCGGGTCCAAGATCTCAGGTTCCACCGTCATGCAGCTCCCGGCGTTCTTCTCGCGGAAGATCAACCGGCCGGTCATGCACCGCGTGACCCGGGCTGAAGAGCACTACTATGGTCGCGCACGCCCCGGCTTCCAGTCATGGGTGAAGATGGCGTTTCAAGCAGACGGTAAATGCACGGGGATCGACCTCTTCATTGTGGAAGAGGGTGGCGCATACGGGTCGGGGGACAACGGCTCTGCCGGGATGATCGCCGACCTCGTCTACACGCCGCAGAACATGCGCTTCCGTTCAGTATCGATGTATACGAACACGCCGCCCAAGGCTGCTCAGCGCGGACCGGGTGGCGCACAGATCATCTCGATGCTCGAGCCGATGCTGGACAAGGCCGCTCGAGAGCTGGGGATCGATCGATACGACATCAGGATGCTAAACGCACCCGAGGGCGATGTGGTATTCGGACCGCGCGACTCGACGCTCACGAGTGTTCATGCCAAGGAGGCGCTCGTCATGGGCGCCGAGATGTTCGACTGGCAGGGCAAGCTGGAGCTGTCGGGTCGGCAAGAAGGCACGAAGGTCACCGGGATCGGGATCGGACTGTCGCCTTATACGGCGGGTTCTCGCGGCTTCGATGGCCTCATGATGATCCGCCCGGACGGAAAGCTGTACGTCCACCAGGGCATCGGTAACCTCGGCACGCACTCGATTGCCGACACGGCTCGCCCTGCAGCTGAGATCCTCGGACTCAACTGGGATCAAGTCGAGATCGTATGGGGCAACTCAAGCCAAGGTATGCCGCGCAGCTCCGTGCAGGCGGGCTCTCAAACGACCCACGCGCACACTCGTGCGAACCACGCTGCGGCCATGGACGCGCTGGATAAAATCCAGCGCCTGGCAGCCCGACGAATGGGCGGATCACCCGGCGCGTATAGCGTGGACAACGGCAGGGTGTCAGGGCCAGGTGGCAGCATGACATTTGCTCAGATCGCGCAGGCTGCGATTGCCGCAGGTGGTGCGTTCGATGGCCACGACCTCCCGGAAGATATCCATCCAGAGACGGTGCCCGCCGCCGAGGGTTTGGCCGGGACAGGGCTCATGGGCGTCGCCAAAGACAACTACGGTGGTGAGGGCGGGATCTACTCGTGGGTTGCTGGCTTCGCGTTGGTCGAACTCGACATCGAAACGGGCGTCGTAGACCTCAAGGAATACGTCGGCATCACGGACTGCGGCACGGTGATCCACCCGCGAAGTCTTGGTGCTCAGGTCTTTGGCGGGAGTATCCAAGGCATGGGTATGGCCATGACCCAACGCTGGGTCTTCGATCCGCAATACGGCGTACCGTTCGCGAAGCGTTTTTACACGGCTCGCCCTCCTGGCATCCTCGACGTGCCGCCTGATTTGAAGTGGGGCGCTGTCGGAATTCCAGATCCACAGTCTCCCGTCGGAGCGAAGGGGATCGGTGAACCCCCTGTCGGCGCAGGCGCAGCCGCTCTTACGACGGCCGTCGCGGACGCGATGGGTGGCCAGTGTCTGTGCCGCACACCGCTGACACCTGACATCATTCTGGCGGAACTCGAGGGTCGCGAACGCGCCCACGGCCGCCTTGACCAGCACGTCGGCTAG
- a CDS encoding YajQ family cyclic di-GMP-binding protein encodes MAKNASFDISTSVDLQEVDNAVNMANKEIATRYDFKGTKCTIEFDRAAGAVKVDADDEYKLQAVIGVLREKLIRRGVPVKNMDEGDVELGSLGRARQSIGLKQGIDQESAKRMSRDIKDAGFKKVQVSIQGEEVRVTAPSRDTLQEIITFVRSKDYGVELQFGNYR; translated from the coding sequence ATGGCCAAGAACGCTTCCTTCGACATCTCAACCAGCGTGGACCTACAAGAGGTCGACAACGCGGTGAACATGGCGAACAAGGAGATCGCGACGCGATACGACTTCAAGGGCACGAAATGCACGATCGAGTTCGATCGCGCCGCCGGTGCGGTGAAGGTGGACGCGGATGACGAGTACAAACTTCAGGCCGTCATCGGGGTGCTTCGCGAAAAACTGATCCGCCGTGGTGTCCCGGTGAAGAACATGGACGAAGGGGACGTGGAGCTGGGCTCGCTGGGTCGGGCTCGCCAGTCGATTGGGCTCAAGCAGGGAATCGACCAAGAAAGCGCCAAACGAATGTCCAGAGACATCAAGGACGCCGGCTTCAAGAAGGTCCAGGTATCAATCCAGGGCGAAGAAGTCCGTGTCACGGCGCCCAGTCGTGACACCCTGCAGGAGATCATCACGTTCGTGAGGTCCAAGGACTACGGCGTCGAACTCCAGTTCGGGAACTACCGCTAG